DNA sequence from the Streptomyces sp. HUAS 15-9 genome:
GGTGCCGGAGCCGGTCGGCGGCCGTGACCGTCATTCACTCGTGCGCCGCGCGCCCATGCGGCGAGAACCGTGCACTGTCGTTGATTCTTTAGAGACCGCTGAGTGCAGTTCTTGGATGGGCCGGAGGCACGCATGGGCGAGGTACTGGGTGATGTGCTGGGCTTGGCGGCCGGCGTCGCCGTCAGTCCTCTTCCGATCATCGCCATCATCATCGTGCTGGCCACGCCTCGGGGACGCGTGAACGGATTGGTGTTCGCCCTCGGCTGGGTGGTGGGTCTGTCGGCGTTGGGCGCGGTGATGCTGGCCATCGGCAGCCATGGGAATTCCACCTCCCACGGGCAGCCCGCCGACTGGGTCGGCGTCCTCAAGCTCGCGCTGGGGGTGGCGCTGGCTCTTTTTGCCGCGAGGCTGTGGCGTCATCGCCCTGCCGATGTCACACAGGCGCAGTTGCCCAAATGGATGGCCGCGCTCGATCGCTTCACACCGGTGAAGATCTTCTTCCTCGCCCTTCTTCTGTCGGCCGGGAACCTGAAGAACGCCCCGCTGACCATTGCCGCGGCAGCGTCCATCAGCGCGTCGGGGCTGCCGGTCGCGGAGCAGATCGCCACGCTGGCGATCTTCGTCGTCATCGCCTCCCTCGGGCTGCTGACTCCGCTCGGGGTCTTCCTGGTCATGGGTGAGCGGGCCAAGAGCATGCTGGGCAACTGGAAGGAATGGGCGGCGCGGCACAACACGGCTGTCATGGCCGTTCTGTTCTTCGTGTTCGGGCTGAAGCTCCTCGGGGACGGAATCGGCGTTCTGCGCTCCTGACCATCTCCTCGTGCGAGTCTCTCCCCGTCGACCACTCCGAATGGGTGACATGCGACTCGGCAGACGATCGGATTACTCCGAATGGATGATATGCCGCCCATCTCATCCGTCGGGACCCCGAGGCGGGGGCCGGTGCGGCACGTCAGATGTCAAGTGCCAGTGGAATTACCCCGGTTACCCGTGTCCGGGCAATGCCATGCCCAGCGTGCCGAGTTGTCGCTACTTCAGGTGAAAACCCTACGGTCGACCGCGCGGCGCGCGAAGTGATCGTCCTACTCTCGTAACCGCTCGAGCAGTCCCGGACGTCGTGTGCCTCTGCTCTTCAGGCTCGATCATCGTCGGGGGGTTCGCATGATGCAGGCGTGGGCCGGTCGAGGCTGTCTCGGCCGGATTGCTCGCGTCGGCCGCACGCATGTCGCGAAAGCGGGCAGGGCCCTGTCCGAGGGCGCCGCGGTCGCGTTCGCCGTCGGAGCAGGCGTGCTGGTGGCCCTCGTGGTGCCGACGGGCATCGCCGTACCGACGGCGCACGTGGCAGCCGCCGTGTCCCTCCTCGCGCGCGCCCAGACCGTCACGGGAAGAGTCCGTCTGCGCCTCAGGCTGTCGGTCATCTCGGTGACCACAGGCGGACTGCACTACGCCCTCGCAGATCAGGTGGGTGCCTCGCGACCGCTTCCCG
Encoded proteins:
- a CDS encoding GAP family protein: MGEVLGDVLGLAAGVAVSPLPIIAIIIVLATPRGRVNGLVFALGWVVGLSALGAVMLAIGSHGNSTSHGQPADWVGVLKLALGVALALFAARLWRHRPADVTQAQLPKWMAALDRFTPVKIFFLALLLSAGNLKNAPLTIAAAASISASGLPVAEQIATLAIFVVIASLGLLTPLGVFLVMGERAKSMLGNWKEWAARHNTAVMAVLFFVFGLKLLGDGIGVLRS